A single region of the Streptomyces sp. NBC_00425 genome encodes:
- a CDS encoding MHYT domain-containing protein, which produces MHGTVDGFSYGLVTPVVAYVMACLGGALGLRCTTRALLVAHSWRPGWLALGSAAIGSGIWTMHFVAMIGFSVRGAPIHYDKPMTYGSLGVAVVMVGVGIFIVGYRGATGTALFTGGTLTGLGIASMHYLGMAGMRLNGTFEYNTLTVYASVAIAMAAATAALWAAGQVRGFLWSVGAALVMGLAVTGMHYTGMAALSVHLHTGGAQTPGDSPATLLAPMLIGPLAFLCLAGAVVMFDPLMVTGKPGRTPAPHKPGVPARPAVGDPARSARLRGRRNVTGRESRTPQNR; this is translated from the coding sequence ATGCACGGCACGGTCGACGGTTTCAGCTACGGACTCGTCACCCCGGTGGTGGCCTACGTCATGGCCTGCCTCGGCGGTGCGCTGGGTCTGCGCTGCACCACCAGAGCCCTGCTCGTCGCCCACTCCTGGCGGCCGGGCTGGCTCGCCCTCGGCTCCGCGGCGATCGGCTCCGGCATCTGGACCATGCACTTCGTCGCGATGATCGGCTTCAGCGTCCGCGGCGCTCCGATCCACTACGACAAACCCATGACCTACGGCAGCCTGGGCGTCGCCGTCGTCATGGTGGGCGTCGGGATCTTCATCGTCGGCTACCGGGGCGCGACCGGAACCGCGCTGTTCACCGGGGGGACCCTCACCGGTCTCGGCATCGCGTCCATGCACTACCTGGGCATGGCCGGGATGCGTCTGAACGGCACGTTCGAGTACAACACGCTCACCGTCTACGCCTCCGTCGCCATCGCCATGGCCGCCGCCACCGCCGCCCTGTGGGCCGCGGGGCAGGTCAGGGGCTTCCTGTGGAGCGTGGGCGCCGCTCTGGTCATGGGGCTCGCCGTCACCGGCATGCACTACACCGGCATGGCCGCCCTCAGCGTCCACCTGCACACGGGCGGGGCGCAGACCCCCGGCGACTCGCCGGCGACCCTGCTCGCACCGATGCTGATCGGCCCCCTCGCGTTCCTCTGCCTCGCCGGCGCCGTCGTGATGTTCGACCCGCTGATGGTGACGGGCAAGCCCGGCCGGACCCCCGCCCCGCACAAACCCGGCGTCCCCGCGCGCCCGGCCGTCGGGGACCCGGCGCGCAGCGCCCGCCTCCGTGGCCGCCGCAACGTGACCGGGCGGGAGTCCCGCACCCCGCAGAACCGCTGA
- the uvrB gene encoding excinuclease ABC subunit UvrB produces the protein MRPVSHIERTVAPFEVVSPYQPSGDQPTAIAELAKRVEAGEKDVVLLGATGTGKSATTAWMIEKLQRPTLVMAPNKTLAAQLANEFRELLPNNAVEYFVSYYDYYQPEAYVPQSDTYIEKDSSINEEVERLRHSATNSLLTRRDVVVVASVSCIYGLGTPQEYVDRMVPLRVGDELDRDQLLRRFVDIQYTRNDLAFTRGTFRVRGDTIEIFPVYEELAVRIEMFGDEIEALSTLHPLTGEIISEDQQLYIFPATHYVAGPERLERAANDIEKELGERLAELEKQGKLLEAQRLRMRTTYDLEMLRQIGSCSGVENYSMHFDGRSPGSPPNTLLDYFPDDFLLVIDESHVTVPQIGAMYEGDASRKRTLVDHGFRLPSALDNRPLKWEEFQERIGQTVYLSATPGKYELSRGDGVVEQIIRPTGLIDPEVVVKPTEGQIDDLVHEIRERVEKDERVLVTTLTKKMAEDLTAYFLELGIQVRYLHSDVDTLRRIELLRELRAGEFDVLVGINLLREGLDLPEVSLVAILDADKEGFLRSGTSLIQTIGRAARNVSGQVHMYADKITPGMERAIDETNRRRERQVAYNTAHGIDPQPLRKKINDIVAQIAREEVDTEQLLGSGYRAKKDGRATKAPVPSLGDKAVKGAKSGQARGKAAATVPTDRPAAELAEQIEEMTERMRAAAADLQFEVAARIRDEVSEMKKELRQMKEAGLA, from the coding sequence ATGCGGCCCGTTTCCCACATCGAACGCACGGTGGCGCCCTTCGAGGTCGTCAGTCCCTACCAGCCCAGCGGCGACCAGCCGACGGCCATCGCCGAACTCGCCAAGCGCGTCGAGGCGGGCGAGAAGGACGTCGTCCTGCTCGGCGCGACCGGCACCGGAAAGTCCGCCACCACCGCGTGGATGATCGAGAAGCTTCAGCGCCCCACCCTGGTGATGGCGCCGAACAAGACCCTGGCCGCCCAGCTGGCGAACGAGTTCCGTGAGCTGCTGCCGAACAACGCGGTCGAGTACTTCGTCTCGTACTACGACTACTACCAGCCCGAGGCGTACGTACCGCAGTCGGACACCTACATCGAGAAGGACTCCTCGATCAACGAGGAGGTCGAGCGCCTGCGCCACTCCGCGACCAACTCGCTGCTCACCCGCCGTGACGTCGTCGTGGTCGCCTCGGTCTCCTGCATCTACGGCCTCGGCACCCCGCAGGAGTACGTGGACCGGATGGTCCCCCTCAGGGTCGGCGACGAGCTCGACCGGGACCAGCTGCTGCGCCGCTTCGTCGACATCCAGTACACGCGCAACGACCTGGCGTTCACCCGCGGCACCTTCCGGGTGCGCGGCGACACCATCGAGATCTTCCCGGTCTACGAGGAGCTCGCCGTCCGCATCGAGATGTTCGGCGACGAGATCGAGGCCCTGTCCACGCTGCACCCGCTCACCGGCGAGATCATCAGCGAGGACCAGCAGCTGTACATCTTCCCCGCCACGCACTATGTGGCGGGCCCCGAGCGTCTCGAGCGGGCCGCGAACGACATCGAGAAGGAGCTCGGCGAGCGCCTGGCCGAGCTGGAGAAGCAGGGCAAGCTGCTCGAGGCGCAACGCCTGCGCATGCGCACCACGTACGACCTCGAGATGCTCCGCCAGATCGGCTCCTGCTCCGGCGTGGAGAACTACTCGATGCACTTCGACGGCCGCTCGCCCGGCTCCCCGCCGAACACACTGCTCGACTACTTCCCGGACGACTTCCTGCTCGTCATCGACGAGTCCCATGTCACCGTGCCGCAGATCGGCGCCATGTACGAGGGAGACGCCTCCCGTAAGCGCACCCTCGTCGACCACGGCTTCCGGCTGCCGTCGGCCCTCGACAACCGCCCGCTGAAGTGGGAGGAGTTCCAGGAACGCATCGGGCAGACCGTGTATCTGTCGGCGACGCCCGGCAAGTACGAGCTCTCGCGCGGCGACGGCGTCGTGGAGCAGATCATCCGCCCCACCGGCCTCATCGACCCCGAGGTCGTCGTCAAGCCCACCGAGGGCCAGATCGACGACCTGGTGCACGAGATCCGCGAACGCGTCGAGAAGGACGAGCGCGTCCTGGTCACCACGCTCACCAAGAAGATGGCCGAGGACCTCACGGCCTACTTCCTGGAACTCGGCATCCAGGTGCGCTATCTGCACAGCGACGTCGACACGTTGCGGCGTATCGAGCTGCTGCGCGAACTGCGCGCCGGCGAGTTCGACGTCCTGGTCGGCATCAACCTCCTGAGGGAGGGCCTGGACCTGCCCGAGGTGTCTCTGGTGGCGATCCTCGACGCCGACAAGGAGGGCTTCCTGCGCTCCGGAACCTCACTGATCCAGACCATCGGCCGCGCGGCGCGCAACGTCTCCGGTCAGGTCCACATGTACGCCGACAAGATCACCCCGGGCATGGAACGGGCCATCGACGAGACCAACCGCCGCCGGGAGCGGCAGGTCGCCTACAACACGGCCCACGGCATCGACCCGCAACCGCTCCGCAAGAAGATCAACGACATCGTCGCGCAGATCGCCCGCGAGGAGGTCGACACGGAGCAGCTGCTCGGGTCCGGCTACCGGGCGAAGAAGGACGGCCGCGCCACCAAGGCCCCGGTGCCCTCCCTCGGCGACAAGGCGGTCAAGGGCGCGAAGTCCGGGCAGGCCAGGGGCAAGGCGGCGGCTACGGTGCCGACCGACCGCCCGGCGGCCGAACTCGCCGAGCAGATCGAGGAGATGACCGAGCGCATGCGGGCCGCCGCAGCGGACCTGCAGTTCGAGGTGGCCGCCCGGATCCGCGACGAAGTCTCCGAGATGAAGAAGGAATTGCGCCAGATGAAAGAGGCGGGTCTGGCCTGA
- a CDS encoding TerD family protein gives MTVNMTKGQAISLQKNDGGSLTAVRMGLGWQAAPRRGLFGSRTREIDLDASAVLFADKQPVDVVFFRHLVSDDGSVRHTGDNLVGGVGQGGDDEAILVDLARVPVHIDQIVFTVNSFTGQTFQEVQNAFCRLVDETNGQELARYTLAGGGAYTAQIMAKVHRVGGGWNMTALGTPANGRTFQDLMPAILPAL, from the coding sequence GTGACCGTCAACATGACCAAGGGTCAGGCCATCAGTCTGCAGAAGAACGACGGGGGCAGCCTGACCGCGGTGCGCATGGGTCTCGGCTGGCAGGCGGCCCCGCGGCGCGGCCTGTTCGGCTCCCGGACCCGGGAGATCGACCTCGACGCCTCCGCCGTCCTGTTCGCGGACAAGCAGCCGGTCGACGTCGTCTTCTTCCGTCACCTGGTGAGCGACGACGGCTCCGTCCGTCACACCGGTGACAACCTGGTCGGCGGGGTCGGCCAGGGCGGCGACGACGAGGCGATCCTCGTCGACCTCGCGCGTGTGCCGGTCCACATCGACCAGATCGTCTTCACCGTGAACTCCTTCACGGGCCAGACGTTCCAGGAGGTGCAGAACGCCTTCTGCCGCCTGGTGGACGAGACCAACGGCCAGGAACTGGCGCGCTACACGCTCGCGGGCGGCGGAGCGTACACGGCGCAGATCATGGCGAAGGTGCACCGGGTCGGCGGGGGCTGGAACATGACGGCCCTCGGCACTCCGGCCAACGGCCGTACCTTCCAGGACCTGATGCCCGCGATCCTTCCGGCGCTGTAA
- a CDS encoding TerD family protein yields the protein MTAELVRGQNHPLSQVRLEIRISAGKPVVATAVLGDESGRIHGVEWVAHPGVPTLPGLEVSRQAAADHRLAVDLDAMPAVVHRVGVVLALPTGVGGPTGFGAVAAPFVAVTGLDGAEIATFTLTGLDAESAVVALELYRRQGAWKVRAVGQGYAGGMAELLTDQGLPQAHRLAAEINEAVVRGLARSVPAPPPRTPDGDRSRQTAASALGPEQSGSPYGAQNTPGAQGTHGAQGISGSQSTGGPYGATPNPHGAADAAGGATPSEPEPAQSASAAAGGPIDYSHPRRQNTAPPPPPPAAPPAQPGEPARPVAGDATGWSMEERLYNQVWGMFEDLARSTAAYRSAVDFADTRMEKELDQVLSDPRSRIGGQGDAAREAAQAKHSSLVDQAREALDRDLGQLGAEADVVEPALPAAYARWDNPVWHAYRVPMEMPMALRLGDLHVPESEPLRIPMLVRLPLERGLWIDSGRTGSSDGLFADSHDMRRLAMESAVAHTARLLAVHPVGEFTVHVLDPAGSAARELSPLVRSGVLAAPPAAGAAGVAAVLGQLTERVDLVQMAVRGGVADSLPPGFDTAQQLLVVNDFPHGFDDRAVTQLRYLADEGPSVGVHLMMVADREDAAGYGPLLDPLWRGLLRLTPVADEHLADPWVGHAWTYEPALVPPGSQVLEQVLAQVAAARTNYS from the coding sequence ATGACGGCCGAGCTGGTGCGGGGGCAGAACCACCCGCTCTCCCAGGTCCGGCTCGAGATCCGGATCTCGGCCGGCAAGCCCGTCGTGGCGACGGCCGTTCTCGGCGACGAGAGCGGCAGAATCCACGGCGTCGAGTGGGTGGCCCATCCGGGCGTGCCCACGCTGCCCGGCCTGGAGGTCTCCCGCCAGGCCGCCGCGGATCACCGCCTCGCGGTGGACCTGGACGCCATGCCGGCCGTCGTGCACCGGGTCGGCGTCGTGCTGGCGCTGCCCACAGGAGTCGGCGGACCGACCGGCTTCGGCGCGGTCGCGGCCCCCTTCGTCGCGGTCACCGGCCTCGACGGGGCAGAGATCGCCACTTTCACCCTCACCGGACTGGACGCGGAGTCGGCCGTCGTCGCGCTGGAGCTGTACCGGCGGCAGGGCGCCTGGAAGGTGCGCGCCGTCGGCCAGGGCTATGCGGGCGGCATGGCCGAACTCCTCACCGACCAGGGCCTGCCGCAGGCGCACCGGCTCGCGGCCGAGATCAACGAGGCCGTGGTGCGCGGCCTGGCCCGCTCGGTGCCGGCCCCGCCGCCGCGCACGCCCGACGGCGACCGCTCCCGGCAGACGGCGGCGTCCGCGCTCGGCCCGGAGCAGAGCGGCTCGCCGTACGGCGCCCAGAACACCCCCGGCGCCCAGGGAACGCACGGCGCCCAGGGCATCTCGGGGAGCCAGAGCACCGGCGGCCCGTACGGAGCGACGCCGAACCCCCACGGGGCCGCCGATGCGGCGGGCGGCGCCACGCCGTCCGAACCCGAGCCCGCGCAGTCGGCGTCCGCGGCCGCCGGCGGTCCGATCGACTACAGCCATCCGCGTCGGCAGAACACGGCCCCGCCTCCGCCGCCGCCCGCCGCGCCCCCGGCGCAGCCCGGGGAACCCGCCCGGCCGGTGGCCGGCGACGCGACCGGCTGGTCCATGGAGGAGCGGCTCTACAACCAGGTCTGGGGCATGTTCGAGGACCTGGCCCGCAGCACCGCCGCATACCGCAGCGCGGTCGACTTCGCGGACACGCGGATGGAGAAGGAGCTCGACCAGGTCCTGTCCGACCCGCGCAGCAGGATCGGCGGCCAGGGCGACGCCGCCCGCGAGGCGGCGCAGGCCAAGCACAGCAGCCTCGTCGATCAGGCCCGGGAGGCCCTGGACCGCGACCTCGGCCAGCTCGGCGCCGAGGCCGACGTCGTCGAACCGGCGCTGCCCGCCGCGTACGCGCGCTGGGACAACCCCGTCTGGCACGCCTACCGCGTCCCGATGGAGATGCCCATGGCGCTGCGTCTGGGCGACCTCCACGTGCCCGAGAGCGAACCGCTGCGCATCCCGATGCTGGTCCGGCTGCCGCTCGAACGCGGGTTGTGGATCGACAGCGGCCGCACCGGCTCGTCCGACGGGCTGTTCGCCGACTCGCACGACATGCGTCGCCTGGCCATGGAGTCGGCCGTGGCGCACACGGCCCGGCTGCTCGCGGTGCATCCGGTCGGCGAGTTCACCGTGCACGTCCTCGACCCGGCCGGTTCGGCAGCCAGGGAGCTGTCGCCGCTGGTGCGGTCCGGGGTCCTCGCGGCCCCGCCCGCGGCCGGTGCGGCGGGCGTTGCGGCGGTCCTGGGGCAGCTCACCGAGCGCGTCGACCTGGTGCAGATGGCCGTGCGCGGCGGAGTGGCCGACTCCTTGCCGCCGGGGTTCGACACCGCCCAGCAGTTGCTGGTGGTCAACGACTTCCCGCACGGCTTCGACGACCGTGCCGTGACCCAGTTGCGCTATCTCGCGGACGAGGGGCCGTCCGTCGGCGTGCACCTGATGATGGTCGCCGACCGGGAGGACGCGGCCGGTTACGGTCCGTTGCTGGACCCGCTGTGGCGCGGGCTGCTGCGGCTGACCCCGGTGGCGGACGAGCACCTCGCCGACCCCTGGGTGGGCCATGCGTGGACGTACGAACCGGCCTTGGTCCCGCCCGGCAGCCAGGTGCTGGAGCAGGTGCTGGCACAGGTGGCGGCGGCCCGCACCAACTATTCGTAA
- a CDS encoding TerC/Alx family metal homeostasis membrane protein gives MDVSVNLWVLTIVGLAALIAVDFFIGRKPHDVSIKEAGIWTVVWIALAGLFGLGLFLFSGGQPAGEFFAGFITEKSLSVDNLFVFVLIMGKFAVPSQYQQRVLLVGVLIALVLRAIFIAAGAAILASFAWVFYLFGAFLIWTAWKLIQEARADDEDEEFEENKLLKAAERRFGVADRYHGTKLWIEQNGKRVMTPMLVVMLAIGTTDVLFALDSIPAIFGLTQDPYIVFTANAFALMGLRQLYFLIGGLLRKLVHLSYGLSIILGFIGVKLVLHALHESGVHVPEISIPVSLGVICSVLIVTTITSLRASRKQAADEEAQTASEGAPKDSIGA, from the coding sequence GTGGATGTTTCCGTGAACCTGTGGGTTCTGACCATCGTCGGCCTGGCCGCCCTGATCGCGGTCGACTTCTTCATCGGCCGCAAACCGCACGACGTCTCGATCAAGGAAGCCGGGATCTGGACGGTCGTCTGGATCGCCCTGGCCGGCCTGTTCGGCCTCGGCCTGTTCCTCTTCTCCGGGGGGCAGCCCGCCGGAGAGTTCTTCGCGGGCTTCATCACCGAGAAGTCGCTCAGCGTCGACAACCTCTTCGTGTTCGTCCTGATCATGGGCAAGTTCGCGGTCCCGTCGCAGTACCAGCAGCGGGTCCTGCTCGTCGGCGTCCTGATAGCCCTGGTCCTGAGGGCGATCTTCATCGCGGCGGGCGCGGCGATCCTCGCCAGCTTCGCCTGGGTCTTCTACCTCTTCGGCGCCTTCCTGATCTGGACGGCCTGGAAGCTCATCCAGGAGGCACGGGCCGACGACGAGGACGAGGAGTTCGAGGAGAACAAGCTGCTCAAGGCCGCCGAGCGCAGGTTCGGCGTCGCCGACCGCTACCACGGCACCAAGCTGTGGATCGAGCAGAACGGCAAGCGGGTCATGACCCCGATGCTGGTCGTGATGCTCGCGATCGGCACGACCGACGTGCTCTTCGCCCTCGACTCCATCCCCGCCATCTTCGGGCTGACGCAGGACCCGTACATCGTCTTCACCGCGAACGCCTTCGCGCTGATGGGTCTGCGGCAGCTGTACTTCCTCATCGGCGGTCTGCTGAGGAAGCTGGTCCACCTCAGCTACGGCCTGTCGATCATCCTCGGCTTCATCGGCGTGAAGCTGGTGCTGCACGCGCTGCACGAGTCCGGGGTGCACGTGCCCGAGATCAGCATTCCGGTCTCGCTCGGCGTCATCTGTTCGGTCCTGATCGTCACCACGATCACCAGCCTGCGGGCCTCCCGGAAGCAGGCGGCGGACGAGGAGGCGCAGACGGCGAGTGAAGGCGCTCCGAAGGACAGCATCGGAGCCTGA
- a CDS encoding antibiotic biosynthesis monooxygenase family protein yields the protein MSTSQKFVQIVDFETDRIDEMRALAEEGEQGFAGREDAPKRRLVLRDRNRPDHYLVVVEFDSYEAAMRNSESEETGKFAQRMAALCTRPPTFTDCDVVDAAEF from the coding sequence ATGAGCACGTCGCAGAAGTTCGTGCAGATCGTCGACTTCGAGACCGACCGCATCGACGAGATGCGCGCTCTCGCCGAGGAAGGGGAACAGGGCTTCGCGGGCCGGGAGGACGCCCCGAAGCGCCGCCTCGTCCTCAGGGACAGGAACCGGCCGGACCATTACCTCGTGGTGGTCGAGTTCGACTCCTACGAGGCAGCCATGCGCAACAGCGAGTCCGAGGAGACGGGCAAGTTCGCGCAGCGGATGGCCGCGCTGTGCACCCGGCCGCCGACCTTCACCGACTGCGACGTCGTGGACGCCGCCGAGTTCTGA
- a CDS encoding calcium:proton antiporter, whose amino-acid sequence MIARLRSVTTRWTALVPALAVVLLVLTWGRDLPGPLVALVTLVLAGAVLAAVHHAEVVAHRVGEPFGSLVLAVAVTIIEVALIVTLMVDGGDKSSTLARDTVFAAVMITCNGIVGLCLLVASLRHGTAVFNPEGTGAALATVATLATLSLVLPTFTTSKPGPEFSGVQLTFAAVSSLILYGLFVATQTVRHRDYFLPVTRQGDVITADDHAGVPTSRTALISLGLLGLALIGVVGLAKGVSPTIESGVEAAGLHQAVVGVVIALLVLLPETIAALRSARRDRVQTSLNLALGSAMASIGLTIPAVALASIWLSGPLVLGLGSTHMVLLALTIVVSSLTVVPGRATPLQGGVHLVLFAAYLELAINP is encoded by the coding sequence ATGATCGCTCGGCTCAGATCGGTCACGACCCGGTGGACGGCCCTGGTGCCGGCGCTGGCGGTCGTTCTGCTGGTCCTGACCTGGGGGCGCGACCTGCCGGGCCCGCTGGTCGCGCTGGTGACCCTGGTCCTCGCCGGAGCGGTCCTGGCCGCCGTGCACCATGCGGAGGTCGTCGCGCACCGGGTGGGTGAGCCCTTCGGCTCGCTCGTCCTCGCCGTCGCGGTGACGATCATCGAGGTGGCGCTCATCGTCACCCTGATGGTCGACGGCGGAGACAAAAGCTCGACGCTGGCCAGAGACACGGTCTTCGCGGCCGTGATGATCACCTGCAACGGCATCGTGGGCCTCTGTCTCCTGGTCGCCTCCCTGCGCCACGGCACAGCGGTCTTCAACCCGGAGGGCACGGGAGCCGCCCTGGCGACCGTCGCCACCCTGGCCACGCTGAGCCTCGTCCTGCCGACCTTCACCACGAGCAAGCCGGGTCCGGAGTTCTCCGGCGTCCAGCTCACCTTCGCCGCCGTCTCCTCGCTGATCCTCTACGGCCTCTTCGTGGCGACGCAGACCGTACGGCACCGCGACTACTTCCTGCCGGTCACCCGCCAGGGAGACGTGATCACCGCGGACGACCACGCCGGCGTCCCCACCTCCAGGACGGCGCTGATCAGCCTCGGGTTGCTCGGTCTCGCCCTGATCGGCGTGGTGGGCCTGGCCAAGGGGGTGTCGCCCACGATCGAGTCCGGGGTGGAGGCGGCCGGACTCCACCAGGCGGTCGTCGGCGTGGTCATCGCACTGCTCGTACTGCTCCCCGAGACCATCGCCGCACTGCGCTCCGCGCGCCGCGACCGGGTACAGACCAGCCTCAACCTCGCGCTCGGCTCCGCCATGGCCAGCATCGGCCTGACCATCCCCGCGGTCGCCCTGGCCTCGATCTGGCTCTCGGGACCCCTCGTCCTGGGGCTCGGCTCCACCCACATGGTGCTGCTGGCGCTCACCATCGTGGTCAGCTCGCTGACGGTGGTCCCGGGACGGGCCACCCCGCTGCAGGGCGGCGTCCATCTGGTGCTGTTCGCCGCATACCTGGAACTGGCGATCAATCCGTAG
- a CDS encoding MFS transporter, translated as MLRLAAASLAGTAIEFYDFFVYGTAAALVLGPLFFPTFSPLAGTLAAFATFGVGFVARPLGAVVFGHVGDRRGRRPVLVVSLLLTGASTVAVGCVPTYDAIGVAAPLLLLVLRFLQGLGLGGEWGGAVLLTAEHAPAGRRALWSSFPQVGPAVGFLLANGTVLALSAALTDAQFAQWGWRVPFWAAGALALLGLWLRSSLPESPRFLEIDDHARVPLAELLRDHWRLVLLTGGALAVGYAVFYAVTTWSLAYATERLGVSRTVMLICVMAAVVVKGALTPVMALLGDRHGRRPLCLAGCAAAALWMFPMVALLSTGEPLPMFLGFLGALIAFVTMFAVVAAYLPELYAPRVRCTGASVGYNLGGVLGGALTPVVATALAEHSGRVPWGVGAYLTGIALLSLGCFALLPETRPVAVKAAQPVTD; from the coding sequence ATGCTCCGGCTCGCGGCCGCCTCGCTCGCCGGGACCGCCATCGAGTTCTACGACTTCTTCGTCTACGGGACGGCGGCCGCACTTGTCCTCGGGCCCCTGTTCTTCCCCACGTTCTCGCCGCTCGCGGGGACGCTGGCCGCGTTCGCGACGTTCGGCGTGGGCTTCGTGGCCCGGCCGCTCGGGGCGGTGGTCTTCGGCCACGTCGGGGACCGCCGCGGACGACGCCCCGTCCTCGTCGTCTCCCTGCTGCTGACCGGCGCCTCGACCGTCGCGGTCGGCTGTGTGCCGACGTACGACGCGATCGGCGTGGCCGCTCCCCTGCTGCTGCTCGTGCTGCGCTTCCTGCAGGGGCTGGGGCTCGGCGGCGAGTGGGGCGGGGCGGTGCTGCTGACGGCGGAGCACGCGCCGGCCGGGCGGCGGGCCCTGTGGTCGAGCTTCCCCCAGGTCGGGCCGGCGGTGGGCTTCCTGCTCGCCAACGGGACGGTGCTGGCGCTCTCGGCGGCGCTGACCGACGCGCAGTTCGCGCAGTGGGGATGGCGGGTGCCTTTCTGGGCGGCGGGCGCGCTCGCCCTGCTCGGGCTGTGGCTCAGGTCGTCGCTGCCCGAGAGCCCCCGCTTCCTGGAGATCGACGACCACGCGCGCGTGCCACTGGCCGAGCTGCTGCGCGACCACTGGCGTCTGGTCCTGCTGACCGGCGGCGCGCTCGCCGTCGGGTACGCGGTCTTCTACGCCGTGACGACCTGGTCGCTGGCGTACGCGACGGAACGGCTCGGCGTGAGCCGGACCGTCATGCTGATCTGCGTCATGGCCGCCGTGGTGGTCAAGGGGGCGCTGACGCCCGTGATGGCGCTGCTCGGCGACCGCCACGGGCGGCGGCCGCTGTGTCTCGCCGGCTGCGCGGCGGCGGCGCTGTGGATGTTCCCGATGGTGGCGCTGCTCTCGACCGGCGAGCCGCTGCCGATGTTCCTCGGCTTCCTCGGCGCGCTGATCGCGTTCGTCACGATGTTCGCGGTGGTGGCGGCCTATCTGCCGGAGCTGTACGCGCCGCGCGTGCGCTGCACGGGTGCGTCGGTCGGCTACAACCTCGGCGGGGTCCTCGGAGGGGCGCTCACGCCTGTCGTGGCGACGGCTCTCGCGGAGCATTCGGGACGCGTCCCGTGGGGTGTCGGGGCGTATCTGACGGGGATCGCGCTGCTCAGCCTGGGCTGCTTCGCGCTGCTGCCGGAGACCCGTCCGGTGGCGGTGAAGGCGGCACAACCCGTCACGGACTGA
- a CDS encoding S66 family peptidase: MTTPAYPPKPSPGDRIAVLSPSAGLPALYPRPYELGLARLREDFGLEPVEYPTTRTMGATPQARADDIHAAFADPDITAVIATIGGDDQITVLPHLDRELIRAHPKPFFGMSDNTNLLAFLYRSGVVGYHGTSVMVEFGRPGAMHPQTAESLRAALFTSGPYELRPAERWGDVNGDWADPATFAAEPETPKKGGWTWRGPDRVVEGRSWGGCLEILSWLLMADREVSPDPSAYDGGVLILETSEELPSATEVFRVLRSMGERGLLRRFPALLMARARTWSFEQPNSPEAGARYAAEQREAVERALAAYAPDTLAVFDVDFGHTDPQLVLPYGGTVRVDGPARRITVTY; encoded by the coding sequence ATGACCACCCCCGCGTATCCGCCCAAGCCCTCCCCCGGAGACCGCATAGCCGTCCTGTCGCCCTCGGCAGGCCTGCCCGCGTTGTACCCCCGCCCCTACGAGCTGGGCCTCGCCCGGCTGCGCGAGGACTTCGGCCTGGAACCGGTCGAGTACCCGACCACGCGCACGATGGGGGCGACGCCGCAGGCGCGCGCCGACGACATCCACGCCGCGTTCGCCGACCCGGACATCACCGCGGTGATCGCGACGATCGGCGGGGACGACCAGATCACCGTGCTGCCCCACCTGGACCGGGAGTTGATCCGGGCCCACCCCAAGCCGTTCTTCGGGATGAGCGACAACACCAACCTGCTGGCGTTCCTGTACCGATCCGGTGTCGTCGGCTACCACGGCACGAGCGTGATGGTCGAGTTCGGGCGGCCCGGAGCCATGCACCCGCAGACGGCCGAGTCCCTGCGGGCCGCGCTGTTCACCTCGGGCCCCTACGAGCTGCGGCCCGCCGAGCGGTGGGGCGACGTCAACGGCGACTGGGCCGATCCGGCGACCTTCGCGGCCGAGCCGGAGACCCCGAAGAAGGGCGGCTGGACCTGGCGGGGCCCCGACCGCGTGGTGGAGGGCCGCAGTTGGGGCGGCTGCCTGGAGATCCTGTCCTGGCTGCTGATGGCCGACCGCGAGGTCTCCCCCGACCCGTCGGCGTACGACGGCGGCGTGCTGATCCTCGAGACCTCGGAGGAGCTGCCGAGCGCCACGGAGGTCTTCCGGGTCCTGCGCAGCATGGGCGAGCGCGGCCTGCTGCGGCGCTTCCCCGCACTGCTCATGGCCCGCGCCAGGACCTGGTCCTTCGAGCAACCCAACTCCCCCGAGGCGGGAGCCCGGTACGCCGCCGAACAGCGCGAGGCGGTGGAACGCGCGCTGGCCGCCTACGCCCCCGACACGCTGGCCGTCTTCGACGTCGACTTCGGCCACACCGACCCCCAGCTGGTCCTCCCCTACGGCGGCACGGTCCGCGTGGACGGCCCGGCCCGGCGCATCACGGTCACCTACTGA